A single window of Grus americana isolate bGruAme1 chromosome 6, bGruAme1.mat, whole genome shotgun sequence DNA harbors:
- the LOC129207801 gene encoding TGF-beta receptor type-2-like, whose translation MGYWRRPGLLSLLLLSFSCCASARRSLKTNLCKWCDSTPPACEEKVCYSNCNLNSYCEDPYEICVAIWRQDNESIRISTLCHNPHRPIENLMVPNYNTSRCIMTHQPSEDGIIYICGCVDEQECNDKLIFENHTNGYSMLQSKEVIPVAAISLLPPLLVAVMITVIFYLCRTQKRRKRAKAWGGKPGQPPALPEPGRSTEREEKLSVLMDENPAGASTTCASSRPAELLPIELDEMVGKGQFAEVWRAKLSHSRSGQYETVAVKIFPCEEYSSWKNESQIFTDASLKHDSVLRFLTAEDRGTGPRREYWLITAYHSRGNLKDYLSHHVLSWMDLQKMAGSLVSGVAHLHSDYTACGRPKIPIAHRDIKSTNVLVKNEQECVLCDFGIAIRLDPSLTVDDFANSGQVGTARYMAPEVLESRVNLEDLESFKQMDVYSMALVLWEMASRCEVVGEVKNYELPFGSKVQEQPCVDTMRDIVLHGRGRPEIPSSWLVHQGMRFLCDTITECWDHDPEARLTAHCVAERFNLMAQMDCDDILNNNTDNEASKTASPGGEHQDSDGSRNTQ comes from the exons CCTGCTGTGCCAGTGCCCGCCGCAGCCTGAAGACCAACCTCTGCAAGTGGTGCGACTCCACGCCGCCGGCTTGCGAGGAGAAGGTGTGCTACAGCAACTGCAACCTCAACTCCTACTGCGAGGACCCCTACGAGATCTGCGTGGCCATATG GAGACAGGACAATGAGAGCATCAGGATCAGCACGCTCTGCCACAACCCCCACCGCCCCATCGAAAACCTCATGGTCCCCAACTACAACACCTCACGCTGCATCATGACCCACCAGCCCAGCGAGGATGGGATCATCTACATCTGCGGCTGTGTGGACGAGCAGGAGTGCAATGACAAACTGATCTTTGAAAACCACACCAACG GCTACTccatgctgcagagcaaagAGGTCATCCCGGTGGCCGCCATCAGCCTCCTGCCCCCGCTGTTGGTGGCGGTGATGATCACGGTGATATTTTACCTCTGCCGCACACAGAAGCGGCGCAAGAGAGCCAAGGCGTGGGGTGGGAagccagggcagcccccggcaCTGCCGGAGCCAGGGAGGTCCACCGAGCGGGAGGAGAAGTTGTCTGTGCTGATGGATGAGAACCCAGCCGGTGCCAGCACCACCTGCGCCAGCAGCCGCCCCGCCGAGCTGCTGCCCATCGAGCTGGACGAGATGGTGGGCAAAGGGCAGTTCGCGGAGGTGTGGAGGGCCAAGCTGAGCCACAGCCGCTCGGGGCAGTATGAGACAGTGGCCGTGAAGATCTTCCCCTGCGAGGAGTACTCCTCCTGGAAGAACGAGAGCCAGATCTTCACCGACGCCAGCCTGAAGCACGACAGCGTCCTGAGGTTCCTCACCGCTGAGGACCGGGGCACGGGGCCCCGCCGGGAGTACTGGCTCATCACCGCCTACCACAGCCGGGGCAACCTCAAGGACTATCTCTCCCACCATGTCCTGAGCTGGATGGACCTGCAGAAGATGGCGGGCTCCCTGGTGAGCGGGGTGGCCCACCTCCACAGCGACTACACTGCCTGCGGCAGGCCGAAAATCCCCATCGCGCACCGGGACATCAAAAGCACCAACGTCCTGGTGAAGAACGAGCAGGAGTGCGTGCTCTGCGACTTCGGCATCGCCATACGCCTCGACCCTTCCCTGACGGTGGACGACTTTGCCAACAGCGGGCAG GTGGGCACCGCCAGGTACATGGCCCCAGAGGTCCTGGAGTCCAGGGTGAACCTGGAAGACCTGGAGTCTTTCAAGCAGATGGATGTCTATTCCATGGCCCTCGTTTTGTGGGAAATGGCCTCCAGATGTGAAGTGGTAGGAG AGGTAAAGAATTATGAGCTGCCTTTTGGGTCAAAAGTCCAGGAGCAGCCCTGCGTGGATACCATGAGGGACATCGTGCTGCATGGCAGAGGACGCCCCGAGATCCCGAGCAGCTGGCTGGTGCATCAG GGGATGCGTTTTCTGTGCGACACCATCACGGAGTGCTGGGACCACGACCCCGAGGCTCGCCTCACTGCCCACTGCGTGGCCGAGCGCTTCAACCTGATGGCACAGATGGATTGCGATGACATCCTCAACAACAACACGGACAACGAGGCCAGCAAAACAGCTTCTCCAGGCGGGGAGCACCAGGACAGTGATGGGAGCAGAAATACGCAGTGA